AAGCTCTAGAGCTTTGCGAATTCAATCAAGTTAAGTTCCAAGTTCAGACCCGACCCCGTCTTGGCTCCTGTTTCGCACCCGGAGGATCTCGAATCACGAGCCTCCTGCCAACCTCAAACCTCCGGGTGCGCTGCACTCCATAGGGCCTGTCTCCTGAATCCTGGCTCCTGAACCCTGGCTCCGGTTTCGCACCGGGTCGCGGCCGTGAGTGATCGTTCCGATCGTAAGAAGCTGGTCATCGTCGCCAATCGCCAGCCGTACGCGCACGAACGGACCGAGGAGGGGATCACCGTGTCGCGGCCGGCGAGCGGGCTCGTCACCGGTCTCGAGCCGATGGTCGCGGACGTGGCGGGGACGTGGATCGCGCATGGAGGAGGATCGGCGGACCGTGAAGTGAGTCCCGAAGGGGTCGTTCAGGTCCCTCCCGATGATCCGACGTACGAACTGTCCCGGATCTGGCTCTCGGACGAAGAGATCGAAGGCTACTATCAGGGTTTCGCGAACGAAGCGCTATGGCCCCTCTGCCATCTCGTCTATGTGCGGCCTCGCTTTCGCGAGCGCGACTTCACGATCTACAGCGAGGTGAACGAGAAGTTTGCGGAACGGGCTTCGGCAATCGCCGGCGACGATGGGATCGTGCTCGTCCAGGATTACCATTTCGCGCTCGTGCCCGCGGCGCTGCGCCAAAGAAACCCCGATGTGACGATCTCGACGTTCTGGCACATCCCATGGCCTCCTCGGGAGATCTGGAGGATCTGTCCCTGGGCGCGGGAGCTGATCGAAGGGCTGATCGCATCCGACATCATCGGGTTCCACATCGACGAGTACGGCGAGGCGTTTCTCGACTGTGCGGATGATCTCGGTTTCGAGGTCGACCGGGAGGCGCGCGAGGTGCGCGCCGGTGAGCATACGGCGGCGATTCGAACCTATCCGATCAGCGTCGAATGGAGCGAAGACCGCCCCTCGCGGCAGTCAGGGCGCGATCTCGCCGCGGAGCTCGGTCTCGACGGGATGCACATCGCGCTCGGGGTCGACAGGATCGATTACACCAAGGGACTTCCGGAGCGGATCGAGGCGATCGAGCTCTTTCTGGAGAACTACCCCGACTGGCATGGCCGCTGGGTCCACGTGCAGCTAGGCTCGCCGAGCAGGACCGCCCTCGATGAGTACGCCACCGTGACCCGGCGCTTCCACGAAGCGGTCGATCGGGTCAACTCCCGATTTGCGTCGGATGAATGGCGACCGGTCGTTCTGGTCGAAGAAACGCTCTCCCGCGATCAGCTCGACCGTTACTTCGCAATGGCCGACACTGCGATCGTGACGTCCCTTCACGACGGGATGAACCTCGTTGCAAAGGAGTACATCGTTTCCTGTGTCGATGATGCGGGGGCGCTCATTCTCAGCCAGTTCGCCGGCGCCGCCGAGGAGCTCGACGAGGCGATCCAGGTCAACCCGTGGGACACTGTGGAGGTTGCCGGTGCGATCCATGCCGCGGCCGTGATGGGTGATGCCGAGCGCACGAAACGAATGACGGCGCTTCGCAACGTCGTGCGCAATCACACGATCCATGACTGGGCACGGCTTTTACTCCGCGATGCACGCGAAGTTGCAGCGAGGCGCCAGTGACGAAAGTCAGACTGCTGCTCGCAAGCGACTTCGACGGTACCCTCGCTCCCATCGTGCCGGTACCGGAGGATGCGGAGATCGACGAGGATGCGAAGGAGCTCCTGATCCGCGCGTCGCAGATTCCCGGCGTGGTCGTCGCACTTCTTTCGGGCCGCGACCTCGAAGATCTTTACAATCGCTCGGGCGGAATCCGGGCGATTCGCAGCGGGTCGCACGGCCGGGAGATCTCGAGCGAGAAGGGGGAGATGATCCGCACCGAGAACGGGATCGAGTCCCGGCCTCCCGACGAGTGGGTGCGCGATCTGGAGGCGAAGGGATTCCGACTGGAGAAGAAGAAATACGGCGCCGCGCTTCACTGGCGAGGCGTCGAGGGAGCCAGCGAGGCGTCGCCGGAGGTCGAGG
This genomic window from Acidobacteriota bacterium contains:
- a CDS encoding trehalose-6-phosphate synthase, with product MSDRSDRKKLVIVANRQPYAHERTEEGITVSRPASGLVTGLEPMVADVAGTWIAHGGGSADREVSPEGVVQVPPDDPTYELSRIWLSDEEIEGYYQGFANEALWPLCHLVYVRPRFRERDFTIYSEVNEKFAERASAIAGDDGIVLVQDYHFALVPAALRQRNPDVTISTFWHIPWPPREIWRICPWARELIEGLIASDIIGFHIDEYGEAFLDCADDLGFEVDREAREVRAGEHTAAIRTYPISVEWSEDRPSRQSGRDLAAELGLDGMHIALGVDRIDYTKGLPERIEAIELFLENYPDWHGRWVHVQLGSPSRTALDEYATVTRRFHEAVDRVNSRFASDEWRPVVLVEETLSRDQLDRYFAMADTAIVTSLHDGMNLVAKEYIVSCVDDAGALILSQFAGAAEELDEAIQVNPWDTVEVAGAIHAAAVMGDAERTKRMTALRNVVRNHTIHDWARLLLRDAREVAARRQ
- the otsB gene encoding trehalose-phosphatase, with the protein product MTKVRLLLASDFDGTLAPIVPVPEDAEIDEDAKELLIRASQIPGVVVALLSGRDLEDLYNRSGGIRAIRSGSHGREISSEKGEMIRTENGIESRPPDEWVRDLEAKGFRLEKKKYGAALHWRGVEGASEASPEVEAFREWAAGEGLTLQSGRAVLEAARGKRSKRDVIEELTDATEAERVVYAGDDLTDFGAIEWAAERGGGYFVRSSERNETPRNATVVNGIGELLEHFANELRDLEKEKRG